A genomic window from Rhodopirellula bahusiensis includes:
- a CDS encoding flagellar FlbD family protein, whose translation MIKLTRLDGEAFVLNAELIRYVERRGDTFVTLNNGERLAVRETMDEVVDRSIEYQQRKHFLPPMPTTLGSAPTDSIPHTTS comes from the coding sequence ATGATCAAGCTCACTCGACTCGACGGCGAAGCCTTCGTTCTCAACGCCGAGCTGATTCGATACGTCGAACGACGCGGTGACACCTTTGTCACCTTGAACAACGGCGAACGGCTGGCAGTCAGGGAAACGATGGACGAGGTCGTCGACCGATCCATCGAATATCAACAACGCAAACATTTCCTGCCGCCGATGCCAACCACGCTTGGTTCAGCACCAACGGATTCCATCCCACACACGACTTCCTAG